In Nicotiana tabacum cultivar K326 chromosome 21, ASM71507v2, whole genome shotgun sequence, one DNA window encodes the following:
- the LOC107825256 gene encoding E3 ubiquitin-protein ligase RMA1H1-like yields the protein MALEQLFQEEITDTNFEEHDISLEKCKTVDDKLDDNLSGGFECNICLDLVYDPVVTFCGHLYCWPCIYKWIHFQSKSSENTDHQQPQCPVCKAEVSQKTLIPLFGRGQSTKPSAPNLGIVIPQRPPSPRCGGQTPIATNESHPSQQPYTSSYMSEPMLSPGGTTTGELVYARMFGNSSTTLYTYPSSYNLAGRSSPRLRRQLSQADRSLSRICFFLCCCLVTCLLLF from the coding sequence ATGGCCTTAGAGCAGCTTTTCCAGGAGGAAATAACAGACACCAACTTTGAGGAACACGATATTTCGTTGGAGAAGTGTAAGACAGTTGACGATAAGCTTGACGACAATCTCTCTGGAGGTTTTGAGTGTAACATATGCTTGGATCTTGTGTATGATCCTGTTGTTACATTCTGTGGTCACCTTTATTGTTGGCCTTGCATCTACAAATGGATTCATTTTCAGAGCAAATCGTCCGAAAATACTGATCACCAACAGCCACAATGTCCTGTTTGCAAAGCTGAAGTCTCACAGAAAACGTTGATTCCACTCTTTGGTCGCGGCCAGTCTACAAAACCATCGGCCCCGAATCTTGGTATTGTCATACCACAACGGCCTCCTAGTCCGAGATGTGGGGGTCAGACACCGATAGCAACTAACGAATCACATCCATCGCAGCAACCTTATACTTCTAGCTACATGTCCGAACCTATGCTAAGTCCTGGTGGCACGACGACAGGGGAATTGGTTTATGCGCGGATGTTTGGAAACTCATCGACTACTTTATATACATATCCGAGCTCATATAATCTAGCAGGAAGAAGTAGTCCAAGGTTAAGAAGGCAACTATCACAGGCTGATAGATCACTTAGCAGAATCTGTTTTTTCCTATGTTGTTGTTTAGTGACTTGTCTTCTCTTGTTCTGA
- the LOC107825257 gene encoding pentatricopeptide repeat-containing protein At2g20710, mitochondrial-like has protein sequence MISVLEPMMYRDDDIYEWINNSERLYLSPRDVAVRLDLISKAHGLKAAEKYFASTPDILRASCVYGALLNCYADAKSWSKVEGIMQKMRDLQDANLVTYTLMMNLYAKMGNLEKLHLLVQEMEYKGIAGDSISYNIRLNAYASVPDVIGMEKLLMKMEENHLLIEWDAYAVMQSPPRAT, from the exons ATGATATCAGTGTTGGAGCCGATGATGTACAGAGACGATGAT ATTTATGAATGGATTAACAACTCTGAGCGTCTTTATCTATCACCTAGAGATGTTGCAGTTCGGCTGGATCTGATATCAAAAGCTCACGGTCTGAAAGCAGCAGAGAAGTATTTCGCTAGCACTCCAGATATTCTGAGAGCTTCTTGTGTGTATGGTGCTCTTTTAAACTGCTATGCCGATGCAAAATCATGGAGTAAAGTGGAAGGAATAATGCAAAAGATGAGGGATTTGCAGGATGCTAATTTAGTGACTTATACTCTTATGATGAACCTTTATGCTAAAATGGGAAACCTTGAGAAACTACACTTGTTAGTGCAAGAGATGGAATATAAAGGAATTGCAGGTGATAGTATCTCCTATAATATCCGCTTAAATGCATATGCATCTGTTCCTGATGTAATAGGGATGGAAAAGCTTTTGATGAAGATGGAAGAAAATCATCTGCTGATTGAATGGGATGCTTATGCTGTTATGCAGTCGCCGCCAAGGGCTACATGA